From Rutidosis leptorrhynchoides isolate AG116_Rl617_1_P2 chromosome 3, CSIRO_AGI_Rlap_v1, whole genome shotgun sequence, a single genomic window includes:
- the LOC139895890 gene encoding phenylalanine--tRNA ligase alpha subunit, cytoplasmic-like: MNTLKLQTLEDAILGFLENYEQIVDSGEFAAQHGFSHDEIMSVIQSLIGSEFVVAQPISRIERWQLTAEGKTYASNGSPEFQLYSAIPSEGISCAELKTKLGDLVFKIGWQQAIKNKWLEMGKAQVSRKVDHVEDNVKAMLLKIDDGEALDQQDLDALKRRKLISPIKWNGYLFNKGPKYARERKKPATDLTRENLSGGTWKSLEFKEYNYSAKGAPVEGGHLHPLLKVKQQFQMIFRQMGFEEMPTNNYVESSFWNFDALFQPQQHPARDSHDTFFLREPCKTRTLPEDYVERVRHIHESGGYGSRGYGYDWKREEANKNLLRTHTTAVSSRMLYALAKKHFEAKKYYSINRVFRNEAVDRTHLAEFHQVEGLICDRGLGLGDLKGVLGDFFSRLGMSKLRFKPAYNPYTEPSMEIFGYHEGLKKWVEVGNSGMFRPEMLLPMGLPDDVSVIAWGLSLERPTMILYGINNIRDLFGHKVDLQLIKSNGICRIGL, translated from the exons ATGAACACTTTAAAGTTACAAACACTCGAAGACGCAATACTAGGGTTTTTAGAAAATTATGAACAAATAGTGGATTCCGGTGAGTTCGCTGCTCAACATGGATTCAGCCACGACGAAATTATGAGTGTAATCCAGAGCCTCATTGGCTCTGAATTTGTTGTTGCTCAG CCTATTAGTAGAATAGAGAGATGGCAATTAACAGCTGAAGGCAAGACCTATGCCTCTAATGGATCTCCAGAATTTCAACTATACTCAGCTATTCCATCAGAGGGTATTTCATGTGCAGAACTGAAG ACAAAATTGGGGGACTTGGTTTTTAAAATAGGGTGGCAACAAGCGATAAAAAATAAATGGCTGGAGATGGGGAAGGCACAAGTCTCTAGAAAG GTTGATCATGTCGAAGATAATGTGAAGGCCATGCTTTTAAAGATAGATGACGGAGAG GCCCTTGATCAACAGGACCTTGATGCCCTGAAGCGAAGAAAATTAATTTCTCCAAT AAAATGGAACGGCTACTTATTCAATAAAGGTCCTAAGTATGCACGCGAAAGAAAGAAGCCTGCTACTGATCTAACGCGAGAAAATCTGAG tgGCGGCACCTGGAAGAGTTTGGAGTTTAAAGAGTATAATTACAGTGCAAAAGGTGCTCCTGTTGAAGGCGGTCATCTTCATCCATTGCTCAAG GTTAAGCAGCAGTTTCAAATGATTTTCCGTCAAATGGG ATTTGAGGAGATGCCAACAAATAATTATGTTGAAAGCAG TTTCTGGAACTTTGACGCACTTTTCCAACCGCAACAACACCCTGCTCGTGATTCACATGATACGTTCTTTTTACGAG aacctTGTAAAACAAGAACTCTTCCTGAAGATTATGTTGAACGGGTCAGACATATTCATGAGTCTGGAGGTTATGGTTCAAGAGG GTATGGATATGACTGGAAAAGAGAGGAAGCAAACAAAAACCTGTTAAGAACTCATACAACTGCTGTGTCCTCAAGGATGTTGTATGCTCTTGCAAAG AAACATTTTGAAGCCAAAAAATACTACAGCATCAACCGCGTTTTTCGAAACGAGGCAGTTGATAGGACTCACCTTGCTGAGTTTCATCAAGTAGAAG GGCTAATATGTGATCGTGGACTTGGTCTTGGGGACCTGAAGGGTGTGCTGGGTGATTTCTTCTCTCGTTTAG GAATGTCTAAGTTGCGTTTCAAGCCTGCTTATAACCCCTACACCGAACCCAGCATGGAGATTTTTGG TTATCATGAAGGCTTAAAGAAATGGGTTGAAGTAGGAAATTCTGGGATGTTCAGACCTGAAATGTTACTTCCTATGGGACTTCCTGATGATGTCAGCGTTATTGCATGGGGACTTTCCCTTGAACG GCCAACTATGATTCTCTATGGCATCAACAATATCAGAGATCTCTTTGGGCACAAG GTGGATCTCCAGCTCATCAAGAGCAATGGCATATGCCGTATTGGTCTATGA
- the LOC139897070 gene encoding protein ALP1-like has product MGPIKKTKPKKKPLTTTNSSSRSPLSPIQTSDWWLYFSQRFHGTLKESPESQTFESMFKMSMKTFDYICSLVEEKMTTKCSSFVDLNGNPLSLHDMVAVVLTRLGSGEPLKVVGISLGLNQTTVAQLTKRFVDTLISKGLAHIQWPSTEPEMEDIKCKFEKIGGLPNCCGAIDTTHILMSLQSVDRSTNFWCDRENNQSMTLQAIVDPDLRFLDVFGGCPGRMTDEQIHKSSAFYKKCKGNERLNGQKNDIQEYIVGNSGFPLLKWLITPYRGDSLSNAESLFNEMVVKTHMVANEAFVKLKQNWKILKGVLWRPDKHRLPLIILACCILHNILIDMEDEVQETLAFSDCKDLNYHPVFCNANDDQNGVVLRDKIAVYLSGTSTP; this is encoded by the exons ATGGGGCCCATCAAAAAAACCAAACCAAAAAAGAAGCCATTAACCACCACTAACAGCAGTTCAAGGTCGCCGCTTTCTCCAATTCAAACCTCCGATTGGTGGCTTTACTTCTCTCAAAGGTTTCATG GGACTTTAAAAGAATCACCAGAATCACAAACATTTGAGTCCATGTTCAAGATGTCAATGAAAACGTTTGACTATATATGTTCTCTCGTTGAAGAAAAAATGACAACCAAATGTTCAAGCTTCGTTGACCTAAATGGAAACCCGTTGAGCCTACATGATATGGTTGCCGTTGTTCTAACAAGATTAGGGTCAGGTGAACCGTTAAAAGTGGTTGGAATTTCACTTGGTCTAAACCAAACCACAGTTGCTCAACTAACCAAACGCTTCGTAGACACCTTGATATCAAAAGGACTAGCCCATATCCAATGGCCTTCAACTGAACCCGAAATGGAGGACATAAAATGTAAATTTGAAAAGATCGGGGGCCTCCCAAATTGTTGTGGTGCTATTGACACCACTCATATTTTAATGTCTCTCCAATCCGTTGACCGGTCAACCAATTTTTGGTGTGACAGAGAGAACAACCAAAGCATGACGTTGCAAGCGATTGTGGACCCCGATTTAAGGTTTCTTGACGTATTTGGCGGCTGCCCTGGACGTATGACCGATGAACAGATCCATAAAAGTTCAGCATTTTATAAAAAATGCAAAGGAAACGAGAGATTAAACGGGCAAAAAAACGATATACAAGAGTATATAGTTGGTAATTCAGGGTTCCCATTGTTAAAATGGTTGATAACTCCATATCGCGGAGACAGTCTTTCTAACGCTGAGTCGTTATTTAACGAAATGGTGGTTAAAACACATATGGTGGCTAACGAAGCGTTTGTGAAGCTGAAACAGAATTGGAAGATACTTAAGGGTGTGTTGTGGAGACCTGATAAACATAGATTACCGCTGATAATTTTGGCTTGTTGCATTCTGCATAATATACTTATTGATATGGAAGATGAAGTTCAAGAAACACTTGCGTTTTCAGATTGCAAAGACTTGAATTATCACCCTGTTTTTTGTAACGCGAATGATGATCAGAATGGTGTAGTACTGAGGGACAAGATTGCTGTTTATCTGTCGGGAACCTCAACACCATAA